In Aurantimicrobium minutum, the following proteins share a genomic window:
- a CDS encoding HRDC domain-containing protein produces MVRVHVIASPKEFLAACDVISQGTGPIAIDAERASGFTYSQRAYLIQVHRREAGTFLFDPPAIGDMSELFRHNHTEEWVLHAASQDLACLREVGISPQRIFDTELSARLLGLDRVGLGSVIEELLGVHLAKEHSAADWSTRPLPEPWLTYAAQDVELLVDLRDEIEKLLIESNKLSWAHEEFQATLDKPEKIISTEPWRKISGLHTLRSPRQLAVARALWNARDVVAQTKDISPGRLIPDSSIVAASKRTFSTKGELAACKEFNGRASRSMLDVWWEAVRAGTADENLPVMRIPSDTIPPPRAWADKRPDALERLNAAKEKLSARAVELSMPTENLLTPSILRELAWAPPSTVTVVSVSAGLKKLGARPWQIAETCALISNAFVEADQKLNLEPQESS; encoded by the coding sequence GTGGTTAGGGTTCACGTCATCGCTTCACCCAAAGAATTTCTCGCCGCGTGCGATGTGATTTCTCAGGGAACTGGACCAATCGCCATCGATGCGGAACGGGCATCTGGATTCACCTATTCACAGCGTGCATATCTCATCCAAGTTCATCGACGCGAAGCAGGAACTTTTTTATTTGATCCTCCAGCTATTGGTGACATGTCGGAGTTATTTCGACACAATCACACCGAAGAATGGGTCCTTCATGCGGCTAGTCAGGATCTGGCGTGTTTGAGAGAAGTGGGAATTTCCCCGCAACGAATTTTTGATACCGAACTTTCTGCCCGTTTGTTGGGCTTAGATCGGGTGGGCCTGGGCTCCGTTATAGAAGAATTACTGGGTGTCCACCTGGCAAAAGAACATAGTGCAGCAGATTGGTCAACCAGACCTCTTCCTGAACCTTGGTTGACGTATGCGGCTCAAGATGTTGAATTACTTGTTGATCTCAGAGATGAAATTGAAAAACTGCTCATCGAGTCCAACAAACTCAGTTGGGCTCACGAAGAGTTTCAAGCAACGCTTGATAAACCTGAGAAAATAATCAGCACTGAACCGTGGAGAAAAATTTCAGGTCTTCATACCCTGCGCTCCCCTAGGCAACTTGCTGTTGCACGGGCGCTGTGGAATGCAAGAGATGTGGTTGCTCAGACAAAAGACATCTCACCCGGTCGCCTCATTCCAGATAGCTCGATCGTGGCCGCAAGCAAGCGAACTTTTTCCACCAAGGGTGAACTTGCAGCGTGTAAAGAATTCAATGGGCGTGCAAGCCGCAGCATGCTCGACGTGTGGTGGGAGGCTGTGCGCGCTGGCACTGCTGACGAAAACCTTCCTGTAATGCGCATTCCCTCTGACACCATTCCACCCCCACGTGCATGGGCGGATAAACGTCCCGATGCTTTAGAACGACTAAATGCGGCAAAAGAAAAACTGAGCGCCCGAGCTGTAGAACTCAGTATGCCCACTGAAAACCTCCTCACTCCAAGTATTTTGCGCGAACTAGCCTGGGCCCCACCTTCCACAGTTACTGTCGTCAGTGTTAGTGCTGGATTGAAAAAATTGGGCGCACGGCCCTGGCAGATTGCTGAAACCTGTGCGCTAATTTCTAATGCTTTTGTGGAAGCCGACCAAAAACTTAACCTCGAACCCCAAGAATCTTCGTAG
- a CDS encoding DUF3000 domain-containing protein has protein sequence MTTQQNAPEEFQRAVESISSVAFREELTVRVIDSPSGVAPYSYALAADVLIAEHEHESQHGTGRFILLYDPEEPESWGGSFRVVAYAQAPLEADIGLDPFLANVAWSWLVDALATRKAEYFNPSGTATRILSTGFGELEDAGDGAQIELRASWSPASSEMGDQADAWGELLCMLAGLPPTAEAVSLTARRRERG, from the coding sequence GTGACCACACAGCAGAATGCTCCTGAAGAATTTCAACGCGCAGTAGAGAGCATTTCTTCCGTCGCATTTCGAGAAGAACTCACGGTTCGGGTCATTGATTCCCCATCGGGGGTTGCTCCTTACAGCTATGCTCTCGCAGCAGATGTTCTCATTGCCGAACATGAACACGAATCCCAACATGGCACAGGACGATTCATCCTTCTCTATGACCCAGAAGAACCCGAATCTTGGGGTGGCTCCTTCCGCGTAGTTGCTTATGCCCAAGCACCATTAGAAGCTGACATCGGACTTGACCCATTCCTAGCCAACGTTGCGTGGTCATGGTTGGTCGATGCTCTGGCAACGCGCAAAGCCGAATACTTTAATCCTTCTGGCACAGCTACTCGAATTCTTTCGACAGGGTTTGGTGAGCTTGAAGATGCCGGTGATGGTGCGCAAATTGAACTTCGAGCTTCGTGGTCTCCTGCCTCCTCGGAAATGGGAGATCAAGCAGACGCATGGGGTGAACTCTTGTGCATGCTTGCCGGCTTGCCTCCCACAGCAGAAGCTGTCAGTTTGACTGCACGCCGCAGGGAGCGTGGTTAG
- a CDS encoding dihydrofolate reductase family protein produces MVESSTRTDVQLSQIYAWPSSLTFRLNMLIGPSGTTAGEDGTSVSLTSAQDRRILRLIRKDADVVLLGAESVRKEGWFFPPTGRLIVLSKTGNLPLETCPHPDRLFIAPSLSSALHNLRENENKILCEGGLATAELVHQRVCFDEIALTFRNEDSTAPDFIDFSEYQLLSELTEKSSEMTFRFWRRAAKPH; encoded by the coding sequence ATGGTTGAAAGTTCCACACGTACCGATGTACAACTTTCACAAATTTATGCGTGGCCCTCATCTCTGACTTTTCGTCTCAACATGCTTATTGGGCCGTCAGGAACAACCGCAGGAGAAGATGGAACTTCAGTTAGCCTGACCTCTGCGCAGGACCGGAGAATCCTTCGACTGATTCGTAAAGACGCAGACGTGGTGTTACTTGGTGCAGAATCTGTCAGAAAAGAGGGGTGGTTCTTCCCGCCAACCGGACGTCTGATCGTTTTAAGCAAGACAGGAAATCTCCCTTTAGAAACATGCCCACATCCGGATAGGTTGTTTATTGCACCTAGCTTGAGCTCGGCACTTCATAATTTGCGAGAAAACGAAAACAAAATCCTTTGTGAAGGCGGCCTAGCCACCGCAGAACTTGTTCATCAACGCGTGTGCTTTGACGAGATAGCGTTGACATTTCGAAATGAAGATTCAACAGCTCCTGACTTCATTGATTTCTCTGAGTATCAACTTCTCTCAGAACTGACTGAGAAATCCTCAGAGATGACTTTCCGTTTTTGGCGGCGAGCCGCTAAGCCGCACTAA
- a CDS encoding SufE family protein, with the protein MTELPQVLAQTQEDFLDLGDKDKIQLLIEFAEELPALPSEYQDHPELLEKVEECQSPVYIFVDVHDGRVAVHATAPEQAPTTRGFASILVQGLTGLTVQEALDIPDDFPSTLGLNALISPLRVRGMTGMLWRMKRQIREKSI; encoded by the coding sequence ATGACTGAACTTCCACAGGTACTCGCTCAAACTCAAGAAGATTTCCTTGACCTTGGTGACAAGGACAAAATTCAACTCCTCATTGAGTTCGCAGAGGAACTTCCTGCTTTACCTTCCGAGTACCAGGATCATCCTGAGCTACTTGAAAAAGTCGAGGAATGTCAGTCTCCTGTTTACATTTTTGTTGACGTTCACGATGGGCGCGTTGCCGTGCACGCAACAGCGCCAGAACAAGCACCTACCACTCGAGGGTTTGCCAGCATCCTGGTGCAAGGTTTGACAGGCCTCACAGTGCAAGAAGCTTTGGACATACCCGATGATTTCCCCAGCACCCTGGGTCTCAACGCGCTCATTTCCCCACTTCGTGTGCGCGGGATGACAGGAATGTTGTGGCGCATGAAACGCCAAATTCGAGAGAAATCCATCTAA
- a CDS encoding sulfurtransferase, giving the protein MSVPIDSSEKFAEYAHPEAIVSTQWLQENLDNPQLVVVESDEDVLLYEIGHIPGAVKIDWHTDLNDPVLRDYVQGPQFAELLSSKGISRDTTVVIYGDKSNWWAAYALWVFKLFGHEDVRLLDGGRDKWIAEGRELTKEQPAITPSSYPVVDRNDSPIRAYLADTLAHIGKPMIDVRSPEEYSGERTHMPAYPEEGALRGGHIPGAASVPWAKAANEDGTFKSRQELEQLYLVEAGLKPGDDVIAYCRIGERSSHTWFVLNYLLGFTGVRNYDGSWTEWGSAVRVPIVKGTEPGVLVD; this is encoded by the coding sequence ATGAGCGTACCTATTGATTCGTCTGAAAAGTTTGCAGAATACGCACATCCTGAAGCCATTGTGAGCACTCAATGGTTACAGGAAAACCTCGACAATCCTCAACTTGTCGTTGTCGAATCCGATGAAGATGTTCTGCTCTACGAAATTGGTCACATCCCTGGCGCAGTCAAAATCGACTGGCACACAGACCTCAACGACCCCGTGCTTCGTGACTATGTCCAGGGCCCCCAATTTGCTGAATTACTGAGTTCAAAGGGAATCTCTCGAGACACAACCGTTGTTATCTATGGCGATAAAAGTAACTGGTGGGCTGCTTATGCACTCTGGGTTTTCAAGCTTTTTGGACACGAAGACGTTCGCCTCCTCGATGGAGGACGTGACAAGTGGATCGCCGAGGGTCGTGAACTCACAAAGGAACAGCCGGCAATCACACCAAGCTCTTATCCAGTTGTAGATCGCAACGATTCTCCTATCCGCGCATATCTTGCTGACACTCTTGCCCACATCGGTAAGCCAATGATTGATGTACGAAGCCCTGAAGAATACTCAGGTGAACGCACTCACATGCCTGCCTACCCCGAAGAAGGGGCCCTCCGAGGCGGTCACATTCCTGGTGCGGCCAGCGTTCCATGGGCTAAAGCAGCGAATGAAGACGGAACGTTCAAATCACGTCAGGAACTCGAACAGCTGTACCTGGTCGAGGCAGGGCTCAAGCCCGGAGATGACGTCATCGCATACTGCCGAATTGGTGAGCGCTCGAGTCACACCTGGTTTGTGCTGAACTACCTCCTTGGCTTTACCGGAGTTCGTAATTACGACGGATCTTGGACTGAATGGGGTTCGGCTGTTCGCGTTCCCATCGTCAAGGGCACAGAACCCGGTGTCTTAGTCGACTAA
- the zapE gene encoding cell division protein ZapE, producing MTSVQSLVELHPTLDAGAIVSSLVPPPQFTQARFDNYIPNPEYPSQEEARTILEEFAGKNTAVIKQAKLFSRNKKTEEQPPGVYLDGGFGVGKTHLLAAAWNSASGKKYFGTFLQYTSLVGALGYVKAVEALKGASLICIDEFELDDPGDTMMMTRMLGELVAGGTRVAATSNTPPAALGEGRFAAADFLREIQALASNFRTIRIDGTDYRQRAAEGVSRVTSPRDIATYVSEQRAAGATVTVDRFDALLAHLATVHPSVYVRLLDNVDTLVLEDVHVIMGQTDALRLVAFIDRVYDAQIPIIASGTPISDVFGGDMVNGGYRKKYLRCVSRLIALTNF from the coding sequence ATGACTTCCGTGCAGTCCCTTGTTGAATTACACCCCACACTTGATGCGGGTGCAATCGTCAGCAGCCTGGTTCCTCCGCCGCAATTCACTCAGGCACGTTTCGACAATTACATTCCCAACCCTGAGTATCCCTCTCAAGAAGAAGCACGCACCATTCTTGAAGAATTTGCTGGAAAAAACACGGCTGTTATCAAGCAGGCAAAGCTCTTTAGTCGCAACAAGAAAACTGAGGAACAGCCTCCCGGGGTTTACCTTGACGGAGGTTTTGGTGTCGGTAAAACCCACTTGCTCGCGGCAGCGTGGAATTCTGCTTCCGGAAAGAAGTATTTCGGAACCTTTTTGCAGTACACCTCGCTTGTCGGTGCACTGGGCTATGTCAAAGCGGTTGAAGCACTCAAGGGTGCCAGTTTGATTTGTATAGACGAGTTCGAGCTGGATGATCCTGGCGACACAATGATGATGACTCGAATGCTGGGAGAACTCGTAGCTGGCGGAACGCGTGTAGCTGCAACAAGCAATACCCCTCCTGCGGCCTTGGGCGAGGGGCGTTTTGCCGCCGCAGACTTCCTCAGAGAAATTCAAGCGCTGGCCTCGAACTTCAGGACTATTCGCATAGACGGTACTGACTATCGCCAACGTGCTGCCGAAGGTGTATCGCGAGTTACCTCACCCCGAGACATAGCAACTTACGTTTCGGAACAACGCGCAGCAGGTGCCACCGTTACTGTCGACCGTTTTGATGCTCTGTTGGCACACCTTGCAACTGTGCACCCTTCTGTCTATGTTCGTCTTCTGGACAACGTAGACACCCTAGTCCTTGAAGATGTTCACGTCATCATGGGGCAGACAGATGCTCTTCGTTTGGTCGCTTTCATTGACCGTGTGTATGACGCTCAAATCCCGATCATCGCTTCAGGTACACCAATTTCCGATGTGTTTGGTGGTGACATGGTCAACGGCGGATATCGCAAGAAGTATCTCCGTTGCGTTTCACGTCTGATTGCTTTGACCAATTTCTAG
- a CDS encoding ammonium transporter codes for MDQGNTAFVLISAALVLLMTPALAFFYGGLVKAKSVVSMMMLSFGSLALIGVLWVIYGYSIAFANEGSSTFYGIDGIIGIDTAYIGLEGLLETPEGAAFPPLAFAAFQATFAIITVALISGSIADRAKFGAWLVFAGIWATIVYFPVASWVFNFTIVDGKIVDGGWIAYNLGAIDFAGGTAVHINAGAAALALALVLGKRIGFAKGVAKPHNVPLVLLGAGLLWFGWFGFNAGSELAADGVASLAFINTIAAPAAAVLGWLLIERIKEGKATSVGAASGAVAGLVAITPACANLTPMWAILLGLIAGAVCALAIELKFTFGFDDSLDVVGIHLVGGLIGTLFLGFFATEVGFFFSGSFEQLGKQAIAAFTVLVFSFVLSYIIGTIIEKTMGFRIKNEDELAGIDTIVHGEEGYALQEA; via the coding sequence ATGGATCAAGGCAACACCGCCTTCGTGCTCATCAGCGCAGCACTGGTGCTCCTGATGACTCCCGCCCTGGCGTTCTTCTATGGCGGTCTCGTCAAAGCTAAGAGTGTCGTCAGCATGATGATGTTGAGCTTTGGCTCTCTTGCGCTCATTGGTGTCTTGTGGGTTATCTACGGATACTCCATCGCATTCGCCAATGAAGGCTCATCGACGTTTTATGGCATAGACGGAATCATTGGTATCGATACCGCATACATCGGTCTTGAAGGCTTACTAGAAACTCCCGAGGGCGCAGCATTCCCACCCTTGGCCTTCGCAGCATTCCAAGCCACTTTTGCAATCATCACTGTTGCTCTGATTAGCGGTTCAATCGCCGACAGAGCAAAGTTTGGCGCTTGGCTTGTATTCGCAGGTATTTGGGCAACAATTGTGTACTTCCCAGTAGCTTCCTGGGTATTCAACTTCACCATCGTGGACGGCAAGATTGTTGACGGTGGTTGGATCGCCTACAACCTGGGCGCAATTGACTTTGCAGGTGGCACGGCTGTCCACATCAACGCGGGTGCAGCAGCTCTTGCATTGGCACTTGTCTTGGGCAAGAGGATTGGTTTTGCAAAGGGTGTTGCAAAGCCTCACAACGTGCCACTGGTTCTTCTCGGTGCAGGATTGCTCTGGTTTGGCTGGTTTGGCTTCAATGCAGGATCGGAACTTGCAGCGGACGGGGTTGCTTCCCTGGCATTCATCAACACGATTGCTGCACCAGCGGCAGCTGTATTGGGATGGTTGCTTATTGAGCGCATCAAGGAGGGTAAGGCCACTTCAGTGGGAGCTGCCTCGGGCGCAGTTGCTGGTTTGGTTGCGATCACACCTGCATGTGCAAACCTGACACCAATGTGGGCAATTCTGTTGGGCCTCATCGCTGGTGCTGTCTGTGCACTTGCCATTGAGCTCAAATTCACTTTCGGGTTTGATGACTCTCTGGATGTAGTGGGTATTCACCTTGTGGGTGGTTTGATCGGAACCTTGTTCCTTGGGTTCTTCGCAACCGAAGTTGGATTCTTCTTCTCTGGTTCATTTGAACAACTCGGAAAGCAGGCTATTGCTGCCTTTACCGTACTGGTCTTCTCGTTCGTTCTCAGTTACATCATTGGAACAATCATTGAGAAGACCATGGGGTTCCGTATCAAGAATGAGGACGAGCTCGCTGGTATCGACACAATTGTCCACGGCGAAGAGGGATATGCGCTTCAGGAGGCATAA
- a CDS encoding ammonium transporter, whose amino-acid sequence MDTGNTAFLIICTALVLMMTPALAFFYGGLVRAKSVISMMMLSFGSMAIVGVLWIIYGYAIAFPALGGPATYGIPGVFNIDLAHMGLENLIEVPDGATVPPLVFAAFQATFAMITVALISGAIADRAKFGAWMVFAGVWATIVYFPVASWIFNFTVEDGEITSGGWLVYNVGALDFAGGTAVEINSGAAALALALVLGKRIGFAKGVHKPHNVPFVLLGAGLLWFGWFGFNAGSAIAADGVAAIALINTMAAGAAGIIGWLIVERIKDGKATSVGAASGAVAGLVAITPSCAYLTPSWALVLGILTGVLCALAVELKFTFGFDDSLDVVGIHLVGGLIGTLFLGFFATEVGLIYSGSFDQLGKQAIAAFSVLIYSFTLSFAIGWVIDKTMGFRVKNEDELAGIDLVMHGEESYDY is encoded by the coding sequence ATGGATACAGGTAATACCGCTTTTCTGATTATTTGCACCGCGCTGGTGTTGATGATGACACCAGCTCTGGCTTTCTTCTACGGCGGTCTTGTCCGTGCCAAGAGCGTCATCAGCATGATGATGCTCAGTTTTGGCTCCATGGCTATTGTCGGCGTTTTGTGGATTATCTATGGCTACGCCATCGCATTCCCAGCTCTGGGTGGCCCTGCAACGTACGGAATCCCCGGTGTATTCAACATCGACTTAGCTCACATGGGATTAGAAAATCTCATTGAAGTTCCAGACGGGGCAACTGTTCCTCCTCTCGTTTTTGCCGCTTTCCAAGCTACGTTCGCGATGATTACTGTTGCGCTCATTTCAGGAGCAATCGCTGACCGTGCAAAGTTTGGTGCATGGATGGTGTTTGCAGGCGTGTGGGCAACCATTGTCTACTTCCCAGTAGCCTCCTGGATCTTTAATTTCACTGTTGAAGACGGTGAAATTACCAGTGGCGGATGGTTGGTCTACAACGTGGGTGCACTTGACTTCGCGGGTGGAACAGCTGTTGAAATCAACTCTGGTGCAGCTGCGCTGGCACTTGCTTTAGTTCTTGGAAAACGAATTGGTTTCGCCAAGGGAGTTCATAAGCCCCACAACGTACCATTCGTTCTCTTGGGCGCAGGATTGCTGTGGTTTGGCTGGTTTGGTTTCAATGCTGGTTCTGCAATTGCCGCAGATGGTGTTGCTGCCATTGCCCTGATTAACACCATGGCAGCAGGTGCTGCCGGAATTATCGGATGGCTTATTGTCGAACGTATTAAGGATGGCAAGGCAACCTCCGTCGGTGCCGCCTCAGGTGCCGTTGCGGGTCTTGTTGCGATTACACCCTCGTGTGCTTACCTCACCCCAAGCTGGGCTCTCGTTCTCGGTATTCTCACCGGTGTCTTGTGTGCACTTGCGGTTGAGCTCAAATTCACTTTTGGCTTTGATGACTCTCTGGATGTTGTGGGAATTCACCTCGTTGGTGGGTTGATTGGAACATTGTTCCTTGGCTTCTTTGCTACTGAAGTTGGACTCATTTACTCGGGTTCATTTGATCAACTCGGGAAGCAAGCCATCGCAGCATTTAGCGTTCTGATCTATTCCTTCACTCTCTCGTTTGCAATTGGTTGGGTAATTGACAAGACAATGGGATTCCGTGTCAAGAATGAAGATGAGCTTGCTGGTATTGACCTCGTCATGCACGGTGAAGAGAGTTACGACTACTAA
- the thrS gene encoding threonine--tRNA ligase → MSDVSGSLTVQASSDGFALYTDRSIVAIRVNGELRDLAHILQPGDEVEPVYVDSADGLNILRHSAAHVLAQAVQNVNPKAKLGIGPPVTDGFYYDFDVEEAFTPEDMKALEKAMSRIVRAGQRFMRRVVTEDEARAELASEPYKLELIGLKGGNTGDDNESVEVGGNELTIYDNVDPSTGETVWKDLCRGPHVPNTRIIGDGFALTRLAAAYWRGSENNPQLQRVYGTAWPSKADLRAYQERLEEAAKRDHRRLGSELDLFSFPEEIGSGLPVFHPKGGVIRRTMEDYSRRRHEEGGYEFVYSPHITKSNLFETSGHLDWYADGMFPPMKLDEIRNEAGEVTRQGVDYYLKPMNCPFHILIFKSRSKSYRELPLRLFEFGSVYRYEKSGVVHGLTRVRGMTQDDAHIFTTRENMKEELTNVLNFVLSLLRDYGLDDFYLELSTKDPKKYVGDDAIWDEATETLRQVAEDSGLTLVPDPGGAAFYGPKISVQARDAIGRTWQMSTIQLDFNLPERFDLEYTGSDGNRHRPVMIHRALFGSIERFFGVLTEHYAGAFPLWLAPVQAVGIAVAEEYEEYLSSVLDQLKVEGLRVQLDASDDRMQKKIRNAAAQKIPVQIIAGEEDRANGAVSFRFRDGSQRNGIPIADAIDLLVSAVRDHRQVTSAEDL, encoded by the coding sequence GTGTCTGACGTTTCCGGTTCACTCACCGTTCAAGCTTCCAGTGATGGCTTCGCGCTCTATACAGACCGCAGCATTGTTGCGATACGCGTCAACGGTGAGTTACGTGACCTAGCTCATATCTTGCAGCCAGGAGATGAAGTCGAACCCGTATATGTGGATTCTGCAGACGGACTCAACATTCTTCGACACTCAGCTGCCCACGTTCTCGCCCAAGCGGTTCAGAACGTGAACCCCAAAGCAAAATTGGGCATTGGGCCACCTGTTACAGATGGTTTCTACTACGACTTCGATGTCGAGGAAGCTTTCACACCAGAAGACATGAAGGCTTTGGAAAAGGCTATGTCTCGCATTGTCCGTGCAGGACAGCGCTTCATGCGCCGAGTTGTCACTGAAGATGAAGCTCGAGCAGAACTTGCTTCTGAGCCATACAAACTCGAACTCATCGGTCTCAAAGGCGGTAACACAGGAGACGACAACGAGAGCGTTGAAGTCGGCGGTAATGAACTGACCATTTACGACAACGTTGATCCATCCACGGGGGAGACCGTGTGGAAGGATCTATGCCGTGGGCCACACGTTCCAAATACCCGCATCATTGGTGATGGTTTTGCTCTTACCCGGTTGGCAGCTGCTTACTGGAGAGGTTCAGAAAACAACCCTCAACTCCAGCGTGTTTATGGCACCGCTTGGCCATCAAAAGCAGATCTTCGTGCATACCAAGAACGCCTCGAAGAAGCTGCTAAGCGTGACCACCGTCGCTTGGGAAGTGAACTAGACCTGTTTAGTTTTCCCGAAGAAATTGGTTCGGGTTTACCTGTTTTTCACCCCAAGGGTGGTGTGATTCGCCGAACCATGGAGGACTACTCCCGTCGTCGCCATGAAGAAGGCGGTTACGAGTTTGTCTATTCACCTCACATCACCAAGTCGAACCTGTTCGAAACCAGCGGGCACTTGGATTGGTATGCGGATGGGATGTTCCCGCCCATGAAATTGGATGAAATTCGCAATGAGGCAGGTGAGGTCACACGCCAAGGCGTTGATTACTACCTCAAACCAATGAATTGCCCATTCCACATTTTGATCTTTAAGTCCCGGTCCAAGAGCTACCGTGAACTGCCTTTACGATTGTTCGAGTTTGGTTCTGTTTATCGCTATGAGAAATCAGGCGTGGTTCACGGTCTCACTCGTGTTCGCGGCATGACTCAGGACGATGCTCACATCTTCACCACGCGCGAGAACATGAAAGAAGAACTCACAAATGTTCTGAACTTTGTGCTTTCCTTGCTGCGTGACTACGGCCTTGATGATTTTTATCTTGAGCTTTCTACAAAGGACCCCAAGAAGTATGTCGGCGATGACGCAATCTGGGACGAAGCCACCGAGACGCTGCGGCAAGTCGCAGAAGACTCAGGTTTGACCTTGGTTCCAGATCCAGGCGGCGCTGCCTTCTATGGCCCCAAGATCTCTGTTCAGGCACGTGATGCGATAGGTCGCACCTGGCAGATGTCGACCATTCAACTGGACTTCAACCTGCCAGAACGCTTCGATTTGGAATACACGGGATCTGACGGAAACCGCCACCGTCCTGTCATGATCCACCGAGCCTTATTTGGATCCATTGAACGTTTCTTCGGTGTCCTCACCGAGCACTACGCCGGCGCTTTCCCCCTCTGGTTGGCACCTGTTCAGGCCGTCGGTATTGCTGTAGCAGAAGAGTATGAGGAGTACCTCTCCAGTGTTTTAGACCAGCTCAAAGTAGAGGGGCTTCGCGTTCAACTAGATGCCAGCGATGACCGCATGCAAAAGAAGATTCGTAATGCTGCTGCTCAGAAAATTCCCGTGCAAATCATTGCTGGTGAAGAAGACAGGGCCAATGGTGCAGTGAGTTTCCGTTTCCGTGACGGTAGCCAGCGCAACGGTATCCCCATCGCTGACGCTATTGATCTTCTTGTTAGCGCCGTACGTGACCACCGTCAGGTAACGAGTGCTGAGGACCTATGA
- a CDS encoding HIT family protein, translating into MNHYGEEEFEGVDLRSASTFGAVPDEFQRLWTPHRLAYIENGQQPSKDDCPFCLAPEMSDEEALIVHRGTHAFVLLNLYPYNSGHLLVCPYRHIAMYDEATVEETAEIASLTQEAMRVLKKVARNDGYNIGMNQGRVAGAGIADHLHQHVVPRWATDSNFFPIIAKSKAITALLGDVRSAVAQAWREQN; encoded by the coding sequence ATGAATCATTACGGAGAAGAAGAGTTTGAGGGGGTAGACCTTCGCTCAGCTTCTACTTTTGGGGCTGTTCCCGATGAATTTCAACGTTTGTGGACACCTCATCGTCTGGCTTATATCGAAAACGGTCAGCAACCATCAAAAGATGACTGTCCTTTTTGCCTCGCACCGGAAATGTCTGATGAAGAAGCTCTCATTGTTCACCGCGGGACTCACGCCTTCGTTTTGCTGAATTTATACCCCTATAACAGCGGACACCTTCTGGTTTGCCCTTATCGTCACATTGCAATGTATGACGAAGCCACTGTTGAAGAAACTGCAGAAATCGCTAGTCTGACTCAGGAAGCAATGCGAGTTTTGAAAAAAGTTGCTCGCAATGACGGTTACAACATTGGCATGAACCAGGGCCGAGTTGCTGGAGCCGGAATTGCAGATCATCTCCACCAACACGTAGTGCCACGATGGGCTACGGACTCAAATTTCTTCCCCATCATTGCCAAGAGTAAAGCGATTACTGCACTACTCGGAGATGTCCGTTCAGCGGTCGCACAAGCTTGGCGTGAACAGAACTAA
- the pdxS gene encoding pyridoxal 5'-phosphate synthase lyase subunit PdxS, with the protein MTEKNNTPLTGSNRVKRGLAEQLKGGVIMDVVTAEQARIAEDAGAIAVMALERVPADIRAQGGVARMSDPDLIEGIQAAVSIPVMAKARIGHFVEAQVLAELNVDFIDESEVLSPADYVNHIDKWAFDVPFVCGATNLGEALRRVNEGAAMIRSKGEAGTGDVSEATKHIRKINAELRWLSSLAKDELYVAAKELQAPYDLVVEVASTGKLPVPLFTAGGVATPADAAMMLQLGADGVFVGSGIFKSGDPAARAKAIVKAAAFYDDPKVIVETSRGLGEAMVGINVADIPAPHRLAERGW; encoded by the coding sequence ATGACTGAAAAGAACAACACTCCACTTACTGGTAGCAACCGCGTCAAGCGTGGACTTGCAGAACAGCTCAAGGGTGGCGTCATCATGGACGTAGTCACCGCTGAACAGGCTCGCATCGCCGAAGATGCTGGAGCTATTGCGGTGATGGCTCTCGAACGTGTTCCAGCTGACATTCGCGCTCAGGGCGGCGTAGCACGCATGAGTGATCCTGACCTTATCGAAGGTATCCAGGCTGCTGTCAGCATTCCGGTCATGGCCAAAGCACGCATCGGTCACTTTGTTGAGGCGCAAGTTCTTGCAGAGCTCAATGTTGACTTCATTGACGAGTCTGAAGTACTCAGTCCTGCTGACTACGTCAACCACATTGACAAGTGGGCTTTTGACGTTCCTTTCGTCTGTGGTGCGACTAACCTGGGCGAAGCTCTTCGTCGTGTTAACGAAGGTGCCGCAATGATTCGTTCCAAGGGTGAAGCCGGAACTGGTGACGTTTCCGAGGCCACCAAGCACATTCGCAAAATCAATGCTGAGCTCCGCTGGCTGTCTTCTTTGGCCAAGGATGAGCTCTATGTTGCTGCTAAGGAACTTCAGGCACCCTATGACCTCGTCGTTGAGGTTGCTTCCACGGGTAAACTGCCTGTTCCACTATTTACCGCAGGTGGTGTCGCTACCCCCGCTGACGCAGCAATGATGCTTCAGCTTGGTGCCGATGGTGTCTTTGTCGGCTCTGGAATTTTCAAGTCGGGTGACCCAGCTGCTCGCGCTAAGGCAATTGTCAAGGCTGCGGCTTTCTACGATGACCCCAAGGTGATTGTGGAAACCTCACGTGGCTTGGGTGAAGCCATGGTCGGCATCAATGTCGCAGACATTCCTGCTCCACATCGACTCGCTGAACGTGGCTGGTAA